The following proteins are co-located in the Lacticaseibacillus paracasei subsp. paracasei genome:
- the rpsN gene encoding 30S ribosomal protein S14 — MAKKSKIAKAKRQEKLVQQYAAKRAALKAKGDYIGLSKLPRDSSPVRLHHRDVLDGRPHAYMRKFGMSRLNFRELAHKGQIPGVRKASW; from the coding sequence TTGGCAAAAAAATCTAAAATTGCAAAAGCAAAACGACAAGAAAAACTTGTTCAACAATACGCGGCAAAACGCGCTGCATTAAAAGCGAAAGGTGACTATATCGGCCTAAGCAAACTACCGCGTGATTCAAGCCCAGTTCGTTTACATCATCGTGATGTTTTGGATGGGCGACCGCATGCTTATATGCGGAAGTTTGGCATGTCCCGGCTTAATTTCCGTGAACTCGCCCATAAAGGCCAAATTCCTGGGGTGCGGAAAGCCAGTTGGTGA
- a CDS encoding putative metal homeostasis protein translates to MEKTDLASARRRMKSPNIKTRKRALKVLHDAKRKQQKNR, encoded by the coding sequence TTGGAAAAGACAGATCTTGCCAGTGCACGGCGGCGTATGAAGAGTCCCAACATTAAGACCCGAAAACGGGCGTTAAAAGTTTTGCACGATGCTAAGCGTAAGCAACAGAAAAATCGGTAA